The Argentina anserina chromosome 3, drPotAnse1.1, whole genome shotgun sequence genome includes a region encoding these proteins:
- the LOC126786259 gene encoding E3 ubiquitin-protein ligase RSL1: protein MEGQVLFGDEVPVNLVREEDEEEFRSCCENDEVWKENDEPVKVESEDDLDEFSVKMFFKGISISGYGDSSVGISGIGVVMERAANVPVIQVQKRLDFYVEELVADYLALMDGLVEAMQNNVRRVYAFTDSELLYDQVTNEEKLDMPLLVALRERILEHAGNLQAFVLKLVPTVDLDRPSKLAQVAIGVISFPAKGVESLENCSICCEDKPSVMMITMKCSHEFCSHCMRTYVDGKIQASQVPMRCPQLRCKYYISTAECESFLPLTSFESLEKSLEEANILHSDRFYCPFPNCSVLLDRSECLSASESSSSQSDNSCMECPVCKRFICVDCGVPWHSSMSCEEFQNLPLEERDSADITLHRLAQNKSWRRCQQCRRMIELTQGCYHMTCWCGHEFCYSCGAEYGDGQQTCQCAFWDEDNQEDLVTQSMQQSEQWAWETFNSLPMIMDAYSEQERSQLALIQRFLAGGFSLSDHHPYQPAQSPPRCTDAYVDAMKDLHQLPWLERFVSVISDNYYEEYIQ, encoded by the exons ATGGAGGGTCAGGTATTATTTGGTGATGAGGTTCCTGTGAATTTAGTTAgagaggaagatgaagaagagtttCGAAGTTGTTGTGAAAATGATGAGGTTTGGAAGGAGAACGATGAGCCTGTGAAGGTTGAGTCAGAAGATGATCTTGATGAGTTTTCGGTGAAGATGTTCTTTAAAGGCATTTCGATAAGTGGGTATGGGGACTCGAGTGTTGGAATTTCCGGAATTGGAGTTGTTATGGAAAGAGCAGCCAATGTTCCTGTGATTCAGGTGCAGAAAAGGCTCGATTTTTATGTGGAGGAGCTTGTGGCTGACTATTTGGCATTGATGGATGGTTTAGTGGAGGCTATGCAGAATAATGTTCGCCGCGTATACGCATTCACAGATTCTGAGCTTCTCTATGATCAG GTAACAAATGAGGAGAAACTTGACATGCCCCTCCTTGTAGCACTTAGAGAAAGGATCCTAGAGCACGCCGGCAATCTTCAAGCTTTTGTTCTGAAACTTGTTCCCACTGTAGATCTTGACCGACCATCAAAATTAGCCCAAGTGGCAATTGGAGTTATCTCTTTTCCTGCTAAGGGCGTTGAATCACTTGAAAACTGTTCCATCTGTTGCGAGGATAAACCATCGGTAATGATGATTACTATGAAATGTTCTCATGAGTTCTGTTCGCATTGCATGAGGACATATGTAGACGGGAAGATACAAGCCTCTCAAGTCCCAATGAGGTGCCCTCAGCTCAGATGCAAGTATTACATCTCCACTGCTGAATGCGAATCTTTCCTTCCACTCACTTCTTTTGAGTCATTGGAAAAATCCCTTGAGGAAGCAAATATTCTACATTCCGATAGATTTTACTGCCCATTTCCAAATTGCTCTGTTCTGCTCGATCGTTCTGAATGTTTGTCAGCTAGCGAAAGTTCATCAAGCCAGTCAGATAACAGCTGCATGGAATGCCCAGTTTGCAAGAGGTTTATCTGTGTGGATTGTGGGGTGCCTTGGCATTCTTCAATGAGCTGTGAGGAGTTCCAAAACCTCCCATTGGAAGAGAGAGATTCAGCAGATATTACCTTACATCGCCTGGCACAAAATAAAAGCTGGAGGCGTTGCCAGCAGTGCCGTAGGATGATTGAGCTTACTCAAGGTTGCTACCACATGACGTGCTG GTGTGGTCATGAGTTCTGTTATTCTTGTGGTGCTGAATATGGAGATGGTCAGCAGACGTGTCAGTGTGCCTTTTGGGATGAAGACAACCAAGAAGACTTGGTCACTCAGTCTATGCAACAATCTGAGCAATGGGCATGGGAAACATTCAATTCTCTTCCTATGATCATGGATGCTTACTCAGAGCAAGAGAGATCACAACTAGCACTGATCCAAAGGTTCCTAGCCGGGGGTTTCAGTCTAAGTGATCACCACCCTTACCAGCCAGCCCAATCTCCGCCCCGTTGTACAGATGCCTATGTAGATGCCATGAAAGATCTCCACCAGCTTCCTTGGCTCGAGAGGTTTGTATCTGTTATTAGCGATAACTACTATGAAGAATATATCCAGTGA